The Gimibacter soli genome includes a region encoding these proteins:
- a CDS encoding nuclear transport factor 2 family protein, giving the protein MRTTLFVGLLAILGSAAHAQVAEDSELFKTLMGLDDAIFEKSFNRCDHSDLLKLIPDDFEFYHDTGGFENSKESFMATVERNICGNPAVKPIRKLVSGSLEVYPLMNGDGTLYGAVQQGVHEFYLREEGKPLRLTSTARFTHVWIFKDEAWTLKRVLSYDHHAPDDTH; this is encoded by the coding sequence ATGAGAACCACACTTTTTGTGGGCCTTCTGGCCATTCTTGGCTCCGCCGCCCATGCGCAGGTTGCGGAGGACAGCGAGCTTTTCAAAACGCTCATGGGGCTTGACGACGCCATTTTCGAAAAGAGCTTCAACCGCTGTGACCACAGCGATCTCCTGAAACTCATCCCGGATGATTTCGAATTTTATCACGATACCGGCGGGTTCGAGAATTCGAAGGAATCCTTCATGGCGACGGTGGAGCGCAACATCTGCGGTAATCCGGCCGTAAAGCCGATCCGCAAGCTGGTGTCCGGCAGCCTTGAAGTTTACCCGCTCATGAATGGCGATGGCACACTCTACGGCGCCGTTCAGCAGGGCGTGCACGAATTTTACCTGCGCGAGGAAGGCAAGCCGCTTCGCCTCACCTCAACGGCGCGCTTCACCCATGTGTGGATATTTAAGGACGAGGCATGGACCCTGAAACGGGTTCTGAGCTACGACCATCACGCGCCGGACGACACACACTGA
- a CDS encoding dihydroorotase, which yields MAETFDLVIKGATVANHAGVFEADVGVRGGKTVAIGSLDASTAGEVIDAKGLHLLPGVIDTQVHFREPGNTHKEDLESGSRAAVLGGVTAVFEMPNTSPLTTTFDAIADKVARGTDRMWCDFAFYMGATPDNAKDMAELETAPGCCGVKIFMGASTGNLLVPDDENIFEVLRHGRRRVAVHCEDEPRMNERQPIRETGGVHSHPVWRDEETALRATTRLIRLARKAGRRVHVLHVTTAEEMAFLAAHKDIASVETTPQHLTLSAPDCYDRLGTFAQMNPPIRDSRHLPGLWEAVANGVVDVIGSDHAPHTREEKAKPYPASPSGMPGVQTLLPVMLSHVAAGKLSLMRLVDLTSGAANRIFNLRDKGRLAVGYDADYTLVDLKGEWTIDDSWIASKCGWTPFNGYKATGKPLGTIVRGKRVMWEGSLANAAHGQPVRFQETIGAEG from the coding sequence ATGGCCGAAACGTTTGATCTTGTCATCAAGGGGGCGACCGTTGCTAACCACGCGGGGGTGTTCGAAGCCGATGTCGGCGTGCGCGGCGGCAAGACGGTGGCGATCGGCAGCCTTGATGCCTCGACCGCTGGCGAAGTGATCGACGCCAAAGGCCTGCACTTGCTGCCCGGCGTGATCGACACGCAAGTCCATTTCCGCGAGCCCGGCAACACACACAAGGAAGATCTGGAATCCGGCTCCCGCGCCGCTGTGCTTGGCGGTGTGACGGCGGTGTTTGAAATGCCGAACACCAGCCCGCTGACCACCACCTTCGATGCCATCGCCGACAAGGTGGCGCGCGGCACCGACCGCATGTGGTGCGACTTCGCCTTCTATATGGGCGCAACGCCCGATAACGCGAAGGATATGGCGGAGCTTGAAACCGCGCCCGGTTGCTGCGGCGTGAAAATCTTCATGGGCGCTTCCACCGGCAACCTGCTGGTGCCAGACGACGAGAATATTTTCGAGGTGCTGCGCCATGGCCGCCGCCGTGTGGCCGTCCACTGCGAGGACGAACCCCGCATGAATGAGCGCCAGCCGATCCGCGAAACCGGCGGGGTGCACAGTCACCCGGTCTGGCGCGACGAGGAAACGGCCCTGCGCGCTACCACCCGCCTTATCCGCCTGGCCCGCAAGGCCGGTCGCCGGGTCCATGTGCTGCATGTGACGACGGCTGAAGAAATGGCCTTCCTCGCCGCCCACAAGGATATCGCTTCGGTGGAAACCACACCGCAGCATCTGACGCTGTCGGCACCCGATTGCTACGACCGTCTTGGCACCTTCGCCCAGATGAACCCGCCGATCCGCGACAGCCGCCACCTGCCAGGCCTGTGGGAAGCTGTGGCAAACGGCGTGGTGGATGTGATCGGCTCCGATCACGCACCCCACACCCGCGAGGAAAAGGCCAAACCCTATCCTGCAAGCCCCTCGGGCATGCCCGGCGTGCAGACACTGCTGCCCGTGATGCTGAGCCATGTGGCAGCCGGCAAGCTTTCGCTGATGCGGCTGGTGGACCTCACAAGCGGTGCCGCCAACCGCATCTTCAATCTGCGCGACAAGGGCCGATTGGCGGTTGGCTATGACGCCGACTACACGCTTGTTGACCTCAAGGGCGAATGGACCATCGACGATAGCTGGATTGCCTCGAAATGCGGCTGGACGCCCTTCAACGGCTACAAGGCGACCGGTAAACCCCTTGGCACCATCGTCCGCGGCAAGCGGGTGATGTGGGAAGGCAGCCTCGCCAACGCCGCCCACGGCCAGCCGGTCCGTTTCCAGGAAACCATCGGGGCGGAAGGCTGA
- a CDS encoding YgfZ/GcvT domain-containing protein, translating into MSNAPHADRALKLESRAVIRLGGAEAKTFLNGLVTNDVEKVAPGKAIYAGLLTPQGKYLFDLIVFEDGATGDLLLDVEAARVADLTRKLMLYRLRTPVEIEPTERSVWAILGNIHAGDSVASPDPRHPDLGWRALLEPGVMPDAAPLDLATYEQNRLLLGVPDGSRDMAVEKDFWLETGAERLNGVAFDKGCYVGQELTARMKHRTSVKKLVVPVEVEGGAPAPGTEIVTADGKAAGEIRSGHGDHALAWLRLEYGDDQLAADGKPVTLIR; encoded by the coding sequence ATGAGCAATGCCCCCCACGCCGACCGCGCCCTGAAACTGGAAAGCCGTGCCGTGATCCGCCTGGGCGGCGCCGAGGCGAAGACCTTCCTCAACGGGCTTGTCACCAACGATGTGGAAAAGGTGGCGCCGGGCAAAGCCATCTATGCCGGGCTCCTGACCCCGCAAGGCAAATATCTTTTCGACCTGATCGTGTTCGAAGACGGCGCAACCGGCGACCTGCTCCTTGATGTGGAAGCTGCACGCGTGGCCGACCTCACTCGCAAGCTGATGCTGTACCGGCTGCGCACACCGGTAGAAATCGAACCAACCGAACGTTCGGTTTGGGCCATTTTAGGCAATATTCACGCAGGCGATTCGGTCGCGAGCCCCGATCCACGCCACCCTGATCTCGGCTGGCGCGCTCTGCTTGAACCGGGTGTCATGCCCGACGCTGCCCCCCTTGACCTCGCCACCTATGAACAGAACCGGCTGTTGCTCGGCGTGCCCGATGGCAGCCGCGACATGGCGGTGGAGAAAGACTTCTGGCTGGAGACCGGTGCCGAACGCCTGAACGGCGTGGCGTTCGACAAGGGCTGCTACGTGGGCCAGGAGCTGACCGCCCGGATGAAACACCGCACGAGCGTGAAAAAGCTCGTTGTCCCGGTCGAGGTCGAAGGCGGCGCCCCGGCACCGGGCACCGAGATTGTAACGGCAGACGGCAAAGCGGCTGGCGAAATCCGTTCCGGCCACGGCGACCATGCGCTCGCGTGGCTGCGGCTTGAATATGGCGACGATCAACTTGCAGCGGATGGCAAGCCGGTCACCCTGATCCGCTGA
- the glyS gene encoding glycine--tRNA ligase subunit beta — protein MAELLIELFSEEIPARMQAKAAEDLKTLMTDALKAAGLAFEAADAYATPRRLVLTVTGLPVVTPDVSEERRGPRADAPEKAIEGFLKGAGVTLDQCEKREDPKGTFLYAVIEKKGQKTADVVAKALEDAIRNFPWPKSQRWGAGSLRWVRPLQSILALLDGAVVPVSVDGIVAGNTTRGHRFMAPDMFAVADFADYKDKLLAHKVMLDPADRMALIENAAQSLAADKGLTLVEDKGLLAEVAGLVEWPVPLMGGFDPAFLDVPEEVLIQTMRKDQKYFVARDAAGKLAPVFITVANIVPSDGGQMVAAGNERVLTARLSDAKFFWETDLKVTLESRLPKLEEIVFHIKLGTVAERVERMVKLAGALADACGADRAEAERAARLAKADLVSGMVGEFPEVQGAMGRYYALRQGESAAVADAIKEHYSPLGPNDACPTAPVSIAVALAEKLDTLVGFFGIDEKPTGSKDPYALRRAALGIIRLIVENKLRVNLRFVIRKAAELYGIGFDDERSSSVSIQLIEFFHDRLSHQFRDEGIRHDMVAASMMFGKELESNLTRLKNRVAALRDFLATDDGVNLLAGYKRAANIIAKSGKDVFAEPTAALLQMDEERALFDKAVNEGAAVNAALEAEDFEGAMKILAGFRKPIDAFFDAVLVNADDEAVRDNRYALLHSFKNAVDRVADFSLIEG, from the coding sequence ATGGCCGAGCTTCTGATCGAACTCTTCTCGGAAGAAATCCCCGCCCGCATGCAGGCGAAGGCGGCGGAAGACCTGAAAACGCTGATGACCGATGCGCTGAAGGCCGCTGGCCTCGCGTTTGAGGCCGCTGACGCCTACGCCACGCCGCGTCGTCTGGTCCTCACCGTCACCGGCCTGCCGGTGGTAACGCCGGACGTGAGCGAAGAACGCCGCGGCCCCCGCGCCGACGCGCCTGAAAAAGCCATCGAAGGCTTCCTCAAGGGCGCCGGTGTCACACTCGATCAGTGCGAAAAGCGCGAGGACCCCAAGGGCACCTTCCTTTACGCGGTGATCGAGAAAAAGGGCCAGAAGACCGCCGATGTGGTCGCCAAGGCGCTCGAGGACGCGATCCGCAATTTCCCGTGGCCGAAGTCGCAGCGCTGGGGTGCTGGCAGCCTTCGCTGGGTGCGGCCGCTGCAGTCGATCCTCGCGCTGCTTGACGGCGCTGTTGTGCCCGTATCGGTGGATGGCATCGTGGCGGGTAACACCACCCGCGGCCACCGCTTCATGGCACCCGACATGTTCGCTGTTGCTGATTTCGCGGACTATAAGGACAAGCTTCTTGCCCACAAGGTGATGCTGGACCCCGCTGACCGCATGGCGCTGATTGAAAATGCAGCCCAAAGCCTCGCGGCTGACAAGGGCCTGACGCTTGTCGAGGACAAAGGCCTTCTCGCCGAAGTCGCCGGCCTTGTGGAATGGCCCGTGCCGCTGATGGGCGGGTTTGACCCCGCTTTCCTTGACGTGCCCGAAGAAGTGCTGATCCAGACCATGCGGAAGGACCAGAAATATTTCGTGGCACGCGATGCGGCAGGCAAGCTTGCGCCTGTGTTCATCACGGTTGCCAACATCGTACCGTCGGACGGCGGCCAGATGGTTGCAGCCGGCAACGAGCGCGTGCTGACCGCCCGCCTGTCTGACGCGAAATTCTTCTGGGAAACCGACCTGAAGGTAACCCTTGAAAGCCGCCTGCCGAAGCTTGAAGAAATCGTGTTCCACATCAAGCTGGGTACGGTTGCCGAGCGCGTTGAGCGCATGGTGAAGCTCGCCGGTGCGCTTGCCGACGCTTGCGGCGCTGATCGCGCTGAAGCCGAACGTGCGGCCCGCCTTGCCAAGGCCGATCTCGTATCCGGCATGGTTGGCGAGTTCCCGGAAGTGCAGGGTGCCATGGGCCGCTATTATGCGCTGCGCCAGGGTGAAAGTGCTGCTGTCGCCGACGCGATCAAGGAACACTATAGCCCCCTCGGGCCGAACGATGCATGCCCGACCGCACCGGTTTCCATCGCCGTCGCACTCGCCGAAAAACTCGACACGCTCGTCGGTTTCTTCGGGATCGACGAAAAGCCCACGGGCTCGAAAGACCCTTACGCGCTGCGTCGTGCGGCACTTGGGATCATTCGCCTGATCGTTGAGAATAAGCTACGCGTTAATCTGCGGTTTGTTATTCGCAAAGCTGCCGAGCTTTACGGGATTGGCTTTGATGACGAACGCTCGTCTAGCGTCAGCATTCAGCTAATCGAGTTCTTCCATGATCGGCTGTCGCACCAGTTCAGGGACGAGGGCATTCGCCATGACATGGTTGCGGCCAGCATGATGTTTGGGAAAGAACTGGAGAGCAATCTCACCCGCTTGAAAAACCGGGTTGCGGCGCTGCGTGATTTCCTCGCTACGGATGACGGTGTCAACCTGCTCGCCGGGTACAAGCGCGCTGCCAATATCATCGCCAAGTCTGGCAAGGATGTGTTCGCGGAGCCGACTGCGGCTCTCCTGCAGATGGATGAGGAACGCGCGCTGTTTGATAAGGCCGTCAACGAAGGTGCCGCGGTGAACGCAGCGCTCGAGGCTGAAGATTTCGAAGGGGCCATGAAGATTTTGGCCGGATTCCGCAAGCCCATCGACGCCTTCTTTGATGCGGTGCTGGTGAACGCGGATGACGAGGCCGTGCGTGACAATCGCTACGCCTTGCTCCATTCCTTCAAGAATGCCGTTGACCGGGTTGCTGATTTCAGCCTGATCGAAGGCTGA
- a CDS encoding S49 family peptidase: MQEHVDDSGSDLPQTPYEKARDTVKGLWRGFFGEPRPRVAVLRLTGVISPGGGRFQRTLNMAGLAGPIEQAFSTSGLAAVALVINSPGGSPVQSALIAQRIRAMAVEKNVPVIAFAEDVAASGGYMLALAGDEIFAHEASIVGSIGVISSGFGLKAVIERFGIERRLYTAGERKAMLDTFSETKEEDVARLKDIQAAIHENFKAMVRDRRGARLKGTRAQIFSGDVFTGAEAVKLGLIDGIGDVRSLMRTRFGKRVRFRVIGERKPRLGALFGLGSSSGEAPAPADWAGGLLAAIEERLFWNRFGL, from the coding sequence ATGCAGGAACATGTGGACGATAGCGGCTCCGATCTGCCGCAAACCCCTTATGAAAAGGCCCGTGACACGGTGAAAGGCCTGTGGCGTGGCTTTTTTGGCGAACCTCGCCCGCGCGTGGCGGTGCTGCGGCTGACCGGCGTGATCTCGCCCGGTGGCGGCCGTTTCCAGCGCACCCTGAATATGGCGGGCCTTGCCGGGCCGATCGAACAGGCCTTTTCGACCTCCGGCCTCGCGGCTGTGGCGCTCGTCATCAATTCGCCCGGTGGCTCGCCCGTTCAATCGGCGCTCATCGCCCAGCGCATCCGTGCCATGGCGGTTGAAAAGAATGTGCCGGTGATTGCCTTTGCTGAAGATGTGGCGGCATCCGGCGGCTATATGCTGGCGCTGGCGGGCGACGAGATTTTCGCGCACGAAGCGTCCATCGTCGGCTCCATCGGGGTTATTTCCTCGGGCTTCGGGCTGAAAGCGGTGATCGAGCGGTTCGGGATCGAACGGCGGCTTTATACAGCGGGCGAACGCAAGGCCATGCTCGATACCTTCTCCGAAACCAAGGAGGAGGATGTGGCGCGGCTGAAGGATATCCAGGCGGCGATCCACGAGAATTTCAAGGCGATGGTGCGCGACCGGCGCGGCGCGCGGCTGAAGGGCACACGGGCGCAAATCTTCTCGGGCGATGTGTTCACAGGCGCGGAAGCCGTCAAGCTTGGCCTCATCGACGGGATCGGCGATGTGCGGAGCCTGATGCGCACGCGCTTCGGCAAGCGGGTGCGTTTCCGCGTGATCGGCGAACGCAAGCCGCGCCTTGGCGCGCTTTTCGGGCTCGGTTCCTCGTCGGGTGAGGCTCCGGCCCCGGCCGACTGGGCGGGCGGGCTTCTGGCCGCCATCGAGGAACGGCTTTTCTGGAACAGGTTCGGACTATAA
- a CDS encoding glycine--tRNA ligase subunit alpha, whose translation MPFQKIILTLQNYWADQGCVILQPYDMEMGAGTFHPATTLRALGPDPWKAAYVQPSRRPKDGRYGENPNRLQHYYQFQVILKPSPENMQELYLGSLKAIGIDTALHDVRFVEDDWESPTLGAWGLGWEVWCDGMEVSQYTYFQQVGGFDCKPVSGELTYGLERLAMFVQGVDNVYDLDFNGAGTTYGDVYLKNEQQQSAYNFEHANTDNLFRAFAEAQEECKKLMEANLPLPAYEQCIKASHTFNLLDARGVISVTERQAYIGRVRELAKGCCEVWIRSNGWEA comes from the coding sequence ATGCCTTTCCAGAAGATCATCCTGACGCTCCAGAATTACTGGGCCGATCAGGGCTGCGTGATCCTGCAGCCCTATGACATGGAAATGGGTGCTGGTACCTTCCACCCGGCGACGACGCTGCGCGCCCTTGGGCCTGATCCGTGGAAAGCCGCTTATGTGCAGCCCTCGCGCCGCCCGAAGGATGGCCGCTACGGCGAAAACCCGAACCGCCTGCAGCATTATTACCAGTTCCAGGTGATCCTGAAGCCGAGCCCTGAAAATATGCAGGAACTGTATCTCGGCAGCCTGAAGGCTATCGGCATCGATACTGCCCTTCATGACGTGCGCTTCGTGGAAGACGACTGGGAAAGCCCCACGCTCGGCGCCTGGGGGCTGGGCTGGGAAGTCTGGTGCGACGGAATGGAAGTCAGCCAGTACACCTATTTCCAGCAGGTTGGCGGGTTTGACTGCAAGCCGGTGTCGGGCGAGCTGACCTACGGGCTGGAGCGCCTCGCCATGTTCGTGCAGGGCGTCGATAACGTTTACGACCTCGATTTCAACGGCGCCGGCACCACCTACGGCGACGTCTATCTGAAAAACGAACAGCAGCAGTCGGCCTATAACTTCGAGCATGCGAATACGGACAATCTGTTCCGCGCCTTCGCCGAGGCCCAGGAAGAGTGCAAGAAGCTGATGGAGGCGAACCTGCCGCTGCCCGCGTACGAGCAGTGCATCAAGGCCAGCCACACCTTCAACCTTCTGGATGCGCGCGGGGTGATTTCGGTCACCGAGCGTCAGGCCTATATCGGCCGGGTGCGCGAGCTTGCCAAGGGATGCTGCGAAGTCTGGATCCGCTCCAACGGATGGGAGGCGTGA
- the ppdK gene encoding pyruvate, phosphate dikinase encodes MTKWVYSFGGGVSEGRADMKNLLGGKGANLAEMASLGLPVPPGLTITTEVCTYYYDNGQSYPPELTAQVEAALAQIEAAVGARFGDVANPLLVSVRSGARVSMPGMMDTVLNLGLNDETVEGLAKNSDNPRFAWDSYRRFIQMYSDVVLGVDHYHFEELIEMLKEDKGVDLDTELEADDWKQLAGEFKAKTEEVLGRPFPQDVKEQLWGAIGAVFGSWQIERAKVYRRLNNIPESWGTAVNVQAMVFGNMGDTSATGVAFTRNPSNGTREYYGEYLINAQGEDVVAGIRTPQYLTKAAREEAGAKAASMEESMPEVYKQLADVFDKLERHYRDMQDIEFTVQHGKLWMLQTRSGKRTAKAALKIAVDLVEEGLIDEKTAVLRVDPAALDQLLHPTLDPTAPRDHFTRGLPASPGAAAGIVVFDADEAETLAKDGKDVILCRVETSPEDIHGMHAARGILTARGGMTSHAAVVARGMGRPCVSGAGTLRIDTKAGVMTSLGREIKQGDFITIDGASGEVYVGAVKTLQPELHGDFAKLMVWADEYRKLRVRTNADTPNDTATAREFGAEGIGLCRTEHMFFEGERIVAVREMILAEDVAERKKALAKLLPMQRGDFVEIFKIMRGLPVTVRLLDPPLHEFLPREEDEFEDVAKAMGVSVDKLKRHAADLHEFNPMLGHRGCRLGITYPEIYEMQARAIFEAALEVVSSTGDTVVPEIMIPLVATEKELAMLRARVEKVAETVFAEKGEKVDYMVGTMIELPRAALRAGDIANSADFFSFGTNDLTQTTIGISRDDAGRFLDQYVKLDIFAVDPFVSIDQDGVGDLVKLGAERGRATKPGLKLGICGEHGGDPASVEFCHRVGLDYVSCSPFRVPIARLAAAQAALKG; translated from the coding sequence ATGACCAAATGGGTTTACAGCTTTGGCGGTGGTGTGTCTGAAGGACGCGCCGATATGAAGAACTTGCTCGGGGGCAAGGGGGCGAACCTTGCCGAAATGGCATCCCTCGGCCTGCCGGTGCCGCCGGGGCTGACGATCACCACCGAAGTCTGCACCTATTATTACGACAACGGCCAGAGCTACCCGCCCGAACTGACGGCGCAGGTGGAAGCCGCGTTGGCGCAGATCGAAGCGGCTGTGGGTGCCAGGTTCGGCGATGTGGCCAATCCGCTGCTTGTTTCCGTGCGCTCGGGTGCGCGCGTTTCGATGCCGGGGATGATGGATACGGTCCTGAACCTTGGCCTCAATGATGAAACTGTCGAAGGGCTCGCCAAAAATTCCGATAACCCGCGCTTCGCATGGGATAGCTACCGCCGCTTCATCCAGATGTATTCGGATGTGGTCCTCGGCGTCGATCACTATCACTTCGAAGAACTGATCGAGATGCTGAAGGAAGACAAGGGCGTCGACCTTGATACCGAACTGGAAGCCGATGACTGGAAGCAGCTCGCCGGCGAGTTCAAGGCGAAGACCGAGGAGGTCCTTGGCCGCCCGTTCCCGCAGGATGTGAAAGAGCAGCTCTGGGGTGCCATTGGCGCCGTGTTCGGCTCGTGGCAGATCGAACGCGCCAAGGTTTACCGCCGCCTGAACAATATCCCCGAAAGCTGGGGCACTGCTGTGAACGTGCAAGCCATGGTGTTCGGCAATATGGGCGACACGTCGGCGACCGGCGTGGCCTTCACGCGGAACCCTTCCAATGGCACGCGCGAGTATTACGGCGAATATCTGATCAACGCCCAGGGCGAGGACGTGGTGGCGGGCATCCGTACGCCCCAGTATCTGACCAAGGCGGCCCGCGAGGAAGCCGGTGCCAAGGCGGCCTCGATGGAAGAATCGATGCCGGAGGTTTACAAGCAGCTCGCCGACGTGTTCGACAAGCTGGAGCGGCATTACCGCGACATGCAGGATATTGAGTTCACCGTTCAGCACGGCAAGCTCTGGATGCTGCAGACCCGTTCGGGCAAGCGCACCGCCAAGGCCGCGCTGAAGATTGCGGTGGACCTCGTGGAAGAAGGTCTGATCGACGAGAAAACCGCCGTGCTGCGGGTGGACCCGGCAGCCCTTGACCAGCTGCTGCACCCGACGCTTGATCCGACCGCGCCCCGTGATCATTTCACCCGCGGCCTGCCGGCAAGCCCCGGTGCTGCTGCCGGTATTGTGGTGTTTGACGCTGACGAAGCCGAAACGCTCGCCAAGGATGGCAAGGACGTGATCCTTTGCCGCGTTGAGACGAGCCCCGAGGATATCCATGGCATGCATGCTGCCCGCGGTATCCTCACCGCCCGTGGCGGGATGACCAGCCACGCCGCCGTGGTGGCGCGCGGAATGGGCCGCCCCTGCGTTTCGGGTGCCGGCACCCTTCGCATTGATACCAAGGCCGGGGTCATGACTTCGCTTGGCCGCGAGATCAAGCAAGGCGATTTCATCACCATCGATGGCGCCTCGGGCGAGGTTTATGTGGGAGCTGTGAAGACCCTGCAGCCCGAACTGCACGGCGATTTCGCCAAGCTGATGGTGTGGGCGGACGAATACCGCAAGCTCCGTGTGCGCACCAACGCCGACACGCCGAACGACACGGCAACCGCCCGCGAATTTGGCGCCGAAGGTATCGGCCTTTGCCGCACCGAGCATATGTTCTTTGAAGGCGAGCGGATCGTTGCCGTGCGCGAAATGATCCTCGCTGAAGACGTTGCCGAGCGGAAAAAGGCGCTGGCCAAGCTCCTGCCCATGCAGCGCGGCGACTTCGTTGAAATCTTCAAGATCATGCGCGGCCTGCCGGTCACCGTCCGCCTTCTGGACCCGCCCCTCCACGAATTCCTGCCGCGCGAGGAAGACGAGTTCGAGGATGTGGCGAAGGCTATGGGCGTATCGGTGGACAAGCTGAAGCGTCACGCCGCCGACCTGCACGAGTTTAACCCCATGCTCGGCCACCGTGGCTGCCGCCTTGGCATCACATACCCCGAAATCTACGAGATGCAGGCCCGTGCGATTTTCGAAGCGGCCCTCGAGGTTGTCTCCTCCACGGGTGATACCGTGGTGCCGGAAATCATGATCCCGCTTGTCGCCACCGAAAAGGAACTGGCGATGCTGCGCGCACGGGTCGAGAAAGTTGCTGAAACCGTCTTCGCGGAAAAGGGCGAAAAGGTCGATTATATGGTTGGCACCATGATCGAACTGCCGCGCGCCGCGCTGCGTGCCGGTGACATCGCGAATTCAGCCGACTTCTTCTCGTTCGGTACCAACGACCTGACCCAGACGACCATCGGCATCAGTCGCGATGACGCCGGCCGCTTCCTTGACCAGTATGTGAAGCTCGATATCTTCGCCGTCGATCCGTTCGTCTCGATCGATCAGGACGGCGTGGGGGATCTCGTCAAGCTCGGCGCCGAACGTGGGCGCGCCACCAAACCGGGTCTCAAGCTCGGCATCTGCGGCGAACACGGCGGCGATCCGGCCTCGGTCGAATTCTGCCACCGTGTGGGGCTTGACTATGTGTCCTGTTCGCCCTTCCGCGTGCCGATCGCGCGCCTCGCCGCCGCACAGGCCGCGCTCAAGGGCTGA
- the map gene encoding type I methionyl aminopeptidase, which yields MTVDHDDDLTGLREIGGICRDVLNAMAAAIRPGITPRELDIMGGQLLKAAGARSAPMLAYDFPGFTCISVGDAVAHGIPNDRPLQEGELVNIDVSAEKNGYFGDTGASFGVGVIDPALQRLLDITKKTQRKAMLAAKAGARINEIGRVVSTEAKTAGYKIVQGLNGHGVGGWIHEEPTVANEYFAHDKGVLKEGMVLTIEPFLATHSRDYYEDDDGWTLRLSSGGHGAQFEHTFVVTKGAPIVLTA from the coding sequence ATGACGGTTGATCATGACGACGACCTGACGGGCCTCAGGGAAATCGGCGGTATCTGCCGCGATGTGCTGAATGCCATGGCGGCGGCAATCCGCCCCGGCATCACCCCGCGTGAGCTGGATATCATGGGCGGCCAGTTGCTGAAGGCCGCCGGTGCGCGCTCGGCCCCGATGCTGGCCTATGATTTCCCCGGCTTCACCTGCATTTCGGTGGGCGACGCTGTGGCGCACGGTATCCCGAATGACCGGCCGCTGCAGGAAGGCGAGCTGGTCAATATCGACGTATCGGCTGAAAAGAACGGCTATTTCGGCGACACGGGCGCGAGCTTCGGGGTTGGTGTCATCGACCCGGCGCTGCAACGCCTGCTCGACATCACGAAAAAGACCCAGCGCAAGGCCATGCTGGCCGCGAAGGCGGGCGCCCGGATCAACGAGATCGGCCGGGTGGTCTCCACCGAGGCGAAAACCGCCGGTTACAAGATCGTGCAGGGGCTGAACGGCCACGGTGTCGGCGGTTGGATCCATGAGGAGCCGACGGTGGCGAACGAGTATTTCGCCCATGACAAGGGCGTCCTCAAGGAAGGTATGGTGCTGACCATCGAACCCTTCCTCGCGACCCATAGTCGCGATTATTACGAGGACGACGACGGCTGGACGCTGCGGCTGTCCTCCGGCGGGCACGGCGCGCAGTTCGAGCATACCTTCGTGGTGACGAAGGGTGCGCCCATCGTCCTGACGGCCTGA
- a CDS encoding chorismate mutase: MQEDHQRKLTEYRESIDNIDAALVFMLAERFKITKKVGFYKKEHSLPPADPAREQLQIERLRSLANSANLDPEFSEKFLQFIIKEVIRHHEQIRDGETP, encoded by the coding sequence ATGCAGGAAGATCACCAGCGCAAACTGACAGAATATCGGGAAAGCATCGACAATATCGATGCAGCCCTCGTTTTCATGCTGGCCGAGCGTTTCAAGATCACCAAAAAGGTGGGCTTCTACAAGAAAGAGCACAGCTTGCCACCGGCCGATCCAGCGCGGGAGCAATTGCAGATCGAACGCCTGCGCTCGCTCGCCAATTCCGCCAATCTGGACCCGGAATTCAGCGAAAAGTTCTTGCAGTTCATCATCAAGGAAGTGATCCGCCACCACGAGCAGATCAGGGACGGCGAGACGCCATGA